From the genome of Tachysurus vachellii isolate PV-2020 chromosome 2, HZAU_Pvac_v1, whole genome shotgun sequence, one region includes:
- the fgfbp1b gene encoding fibroblast growth factor-binding protein 1 — protein MRLYGNLAMFLLLAWLAPRDSSCRGKGKGRNQDGTEHGVVIKGKFTGHAKARCTWTASGDKQYTLKVTCVGVNQGNPVSVTCEYTGEPALCPSFITKPNAFWKQMSRALQQQKQHLCRDARGTVKARTCKNGPKGAHFKLVSAIKEIATTTPAVRSGLSEDASTTECTRRADHRQLAQEKCGSDWANFCNFLFHMVQSRDC, from the coding sequence ATGCGACTCTACGGAAACCTGGCGATGTTTCTGCTGCTCGCCTGGCTCGCGCCCAGAGACTCGTCCTGTCGTGGAAAAGGCAAAGGAAGGAATCAAGATGGAACAGAGCACGGAGTCGTCATCAAGGGGAAATTCACCGGACACGCCAAAGCGCGATGCACGTGGACAGCGAGCGGAGATAAACAGTACACGCTGAAAGTCACGTGCGTTGGGGTGAACCAGGGGAATCCTGTGAGTGTCACGTGCGAGTACACCGGCGAGCCCGCGCTCTGCCCCTCCTTCATCACCAAACCCAACGCCTTTTGGAAACAGATGTCTCGCGCACTccagcagcagaagcagcacCTGTGCAGGGACGCTCGCGGGACCGTCAAAGCGCGCACGTGCAAAAACGGGCCCAAGGGCGCTCACTTCAAGCTCGTTAGCGCAATAAAGGAAATCGCCACGACGACGCCGGCGGTGAGAAGTGGATTGTCGGAGGACGCGAGCACGACGGAGTGCACGCGACGCGCCGATCACCGACAGCTCGCGCAGGAAAAGTGCGGAAGCGACTGGGCGAATTTCTGCAACTTTCTATTCCATATGGTCCAGAGTAGAGACTGCTGA
- the fgfbp2b gene encoding fibroblast growth factor-binding protein 2b, whose product MRATLQVALLLAGCVWATIAQAQSRNQGEITGIDGARRTEAIRFSNKAKDDCVMVVSSHRNSTKLRVSCKTKGKSYWCDFLGKPNLCRAYSNNSTHYFTQIMWEMRKLQNSCQGLRAYKPHMCRSAADEAQMVFHASWPKIQKQQQPGKAGHASKPKDGSKVVKNPALKPIQPQKPVKTTTQSPTETPKNWADKVAEEHCWEIVQGICSYVINWFQ is encoded by the coding sequence ATGAGAGCCACGCTCCAAGTTGCTCTCCTGCTGGCCGGCTGTGTTTGGGCCACAATTGCTCAGGCTCAGAGTAGGAATCAGGGTGAAATCACTGGCATTGACGGAGCTAGAAGGACCGAAGCGATCCGCTTCAGCAACAAAGCCAAAGATGATTGTGTAATGGTTGTATCGAGCCACCGGAACTCTACAAAACTGCGTGTTTCCTGTAAAACCAAGGGCAAATCATATTGGTGCGATTTTTTGGGCAAGCCAAACCTGTGCCGGGCCTACAGCAACAACTCAACGCACTATTTCACCCAGATCATGTGGGAGATGCGTAAATTACAGAATTCCTGCCAGGGCCTCCGCGCATATAAACCCCACATGTGCCGCTCTGCAGCAGATGAAGCACAGATGGTATTCCACGCATCCTGGCCCAAAATTCAGAAACAGCAACAGCCTGGTAAGGCTGGACATGCATCTAAACCAAAAGATGGCTCCAAAGTGGTTAAGAATCCAGCTCTCAAACCTATTCAGCCTCAGAAACCTGTTAAAACCACCACACAGAGCCCAACAGAGACACCAAAGAACTGGGCAGACAAAGTGGCAGAGGAGCACTGTTGGGAGATTGTACAGGGAATCTGTTCCTACGTCATCAACTGGTTCCAGTGA